The following coding sequences are from one Microtus pennsylvanicus isolate mMicPen1 chromosome 1, mMicPen1.hap1, whole genome shotgun sequence window:
- the Or8i2 gene encoding olfactory receptor 8I2 yields MAENNFTEVTLFIFSGFSDHPELQVSLFLIFLFIYLFTVLGNIGLILLIRIDSQLHTPMYFFLSNLAFIDIFYSSTVTPKSLVDFQSTQKSISFVGCFVQMYFFVGLVCSECFLLGSMAYDRYVAICNPLLYSVIMSQKVCNWLGLIPYVIGFTNSLISICVISSLPFCDSYINHFFCDTTALLALSCVDAFSTEMVIFVLAGFTLLSSLLIIASTYLIIISAILRIQSAAGRWKAFSTCASHLTGVTVFYGSLIFTYLQPDNTSSLTQAQVASVFYTIVIPMLNPLIYSLRNKDVKNALLRVIHRKLFL; encoded by the coding sequence ATGGCAGAGAATAATTTCACAGAAGTGACACTCTTCATATTCAGTGGATTTTCAGATCATCCAGAATTGCAAGTCAGTCTGTTCTTAATTTTCCTCTTCATCTATCTCTTCACTGTCTTGGGCAATATTGGGCTAATCCTGTTAATAAGGATTGACTCTCAGCTTCACACGCCTATGTACTTTTTCCTCAGCAATTTAGCATTCATTGACATATTTTACTCCTCCACGGTAACACCAAAGTCACTTGTCGATTTCCAATCCACACAGAAATCAATTTCCTTTGTAGGCTGCTTTGTTCAAATGTACTTCTTTGTTGGTTTGGTGTGCAGTGAGTGTTTCCTTCTGGGTTCcatggcctatgatcgctatgTAGCAATCTGCAATCCCTTGCTATATTCTGTGATCATGTCCCAGAAGGTGTGTAACTGGCTGGGGCTGATACCATATGTGATTGGATTCACAAATTCCCTGATCTCCATCTGTGTGATAAGCAGTTTGCCGTTCTGTgattcctacatcaatcatttcTTCTGTGACACCACAGCTCTTTTAGCCCTGTCCTGTGTAGATGCCTTCAGCACAGAAATGGTGATCTTTGTTTTAGCTGGTTTCACGCTCCTCAGTTCTCTCCTCATAATCGCTTCTACGTACCTCATCATCATCTCAGCCATCCTGAGGATCCAGTCAGCCGCTGGCAGGTGGAAGGCCTTTTctacctgtgcctcccacctCACAGGGGTCACTGTCTTCTATGGCTCCTTGATTTTCACCTATTTGCAACCTGATAACACATCCTCACTCACCCAGGCACAGGTGGCTTCTGTGTTCTACACTATTGTAATTCCAATGCTAAATCCACTGATCTACAGTTTGAGGAACAAAGATGTGAAAAATGCTCTCTTGAGAGTCATCCACAGGAAACTTTTTCTATGA
- the LOC142842679 gene encoding olfactory receptor 8H1-like has translation MNTWNHTNEPDFILTGLTSSKEIQLVLFPLFLLIYLVTVLGNTGMICTIHLDAQLHTPMYFFLTHLSFLDLSYSTVITPKTLENLLTSVKKISFMGCFTQLYFFVLFAGAECFLLSSMSYDRYVAICSPLHYPVIMSKRRCRALLTCSYMIGVFDSSVNMLCLSRLSFCGSHVINHFFCDTPAILALSCTDTHAIEMIIIIVSSSTLLVSLLTISMSYTSILSAILKISSTAGKRKAFSTCASHLLAVTIFYSTTIFTYLKPKKSYSLGKDQVASVFYTIVIPMLNPLIYSLRNKEVKSAVRRVIKKKEDPMEIR, from the coding sequence ATGAACACCTGGAATCACACAAATGAGCCTGACTTCATCCTCACAGGATTGACGAGTTCCAAGGAAATTCAACTGGTACTCTTTCCCCTGTTTCTCCTGATATACTTGGTCACTGTCCTGGGAAACACAGGCATGATATGTACCATTCATCTAGATGCCCAGCTTCACACTCCAATGTATTTCTTCCTCACCCATCTATCATTTCTTGATCTCAGCTACTCAACTGTCATCACACCTAAAACCTTAGAGAACTTACTGACTTCCGTAAAGAAAATTTCCTTCATGGGTTGTTTTACTCAGTTGTACTTTTTCGTCTTGTTTGCTGGTGCtgagtgttttcttctttcttccatgtcctatgaccgctatgtagcTATATGCAGCCCTCTACACTACCCAGTTATTATGTCTAAAAGACGCTGCCGTGCCCTCCTTACTTGTTCCTATATGATAGGAGTTTTTGATTCATCTGTCAACATGCTCTGTCTAAGCAGGTTGAGTTTCTGCGGCTCTCATGTCATCAATCACTTTTTCTGTGACACACCTGCAATACTCGCCCTGTCCTGCACTGACACCCATGCCATTGAAATGATAATAATCATTGTCTCTAGTTCAACTCTATTGGTGTCTCTTCTCACCATATCAATGTCTTATACATCCATTCTCTCTGCCATATTGAAAATCAGTTCCACTGCAGGAAAGCGAAAAGCCTTCTCCACTTGTGCCTCTCATCTTCTGGCAGTCACCATATTTTATAGCACTACCATCTTTACTTATTTAAAACCAAAGAAGTCTTACTCCTTGGGAAAGGATCAAGTGGCTTCTGTTTTCTACACCATTGTGATCCCCATGCTGAATCCACTCATCTAtagtctcagaaacaaagaagtaaaaagtGCTGTCAGGAGAGTTATCAAGAAGAAGGAGGACCCCATGGAGATAAGATAG
- the LOC142842681 gene encoding olfactory receptor 5J3-like, whose translation MADRNLSVTTEFILLGLTDDPALNTLLSVLFFFLYVITVAGNLWIILIILATAQLHSPKYFFLSHLAFLDFCYSSVFIPKMLINYLSGQKTISYHGCLLQYSFVNLFLTAECFLLAAMAYDRYLAISSPLHYRGLMTPTFCIYLVSASYLLGCANSLTHLRSLLKLNFCGPNAIDHYFCDIPLLFQLSCSDTRHSEILFIVLSGATSVITFLIVISSYLGILITVLKIHSARGSYRALSTCASHLTVVMLFYGTVISTYMGTSSSFPRDIEKIISVFYTLLLPVLNLLIYSMRNREAKEAMRRMIKRKVFSQ comes from the coding sequence ATGGCTGACAGAAATTTGAGTGTGACGACTGAATTTATCCTCCTAGGACTAACGGACGATCCTGCACTGAATACTCTACTCTCTGTGCTGTTCTTCTTTCTCTATGTCATTACTGTTGCAGGCAACTTGTGGATTATCTTAATAATTTTAGCTACTGCCCAGCTTCATTCCCCCAAGTACTTTTTCCTTAGCCATTTGGCTTTCTTGGATTTCTGCTATTCATCGGTCTTTATTCCCAAAATGCTGATAAACTACTTGTCGGGTCAAAAAACGATTTCGTACCATGGTTGCCTCCTACAGTATTCCTTTGTCAACCTGTTTCTGACTGCAGAATGCTTCCTCCTGGCTGCAATGGCCTATGATAGGTATCTTGCCATCAGCAGTCCGCTTCACTACAGAGGTCTCATGACCCCCACGTTTTGCATCTATCTGGTGTCTGCCTCTTACCTGCTAGGCTGTGCCAACTCACTCACCCACTTGAGGAGCCTTCTCAAGCTAAATTTCTGTGGGCCCAATGCCATTGACCACTATTTCTGTGACATTCCATTGCTCTTtcagctctcctgctctgatACCCGCCACAGTGAGATTTTATTCATTGTTCTTTCTGGGGCTACATCTGTAATTACATTTTTGATAGTAATTAGCTCCTACCTAGGGATTCTTATTACTGTCCTGAAAATACATTCTGCCAGGGGAAGTTATAGGGCTTTATCTACATGTGCCTCCCACCTGACGGTAGTAATGCTCTTCTACGGAACAGTAATATCCACTTACATGGGAACCAGCTCAAGCTTCCCACGGGATATAGAAAAGATCATATCTGTGTTTTACACACTTTTGCTGCCAGTACTGAATCTCTTGATATATAGCATGAGAAACAGAGAGGCCAAAGAAGCCATGAGAAGAATGATTAAAAGAAAAGTGTTTTCTCAGTGA
- the LOC142834113 gene encoding LOW QUALITY PROTEIN: olfactory receptor 5T17-like (The sequence of the model RefSeq protein was modified relative to this genomic sequence to represent the inferred CDS: inserted 1 base in 1 codon) produces the protein MTRTPSDKNAENIQMNNVTEITVFILLGFTDDFDMKIFLFILFLAIYLVTLIGNLGLVTLVIEDSRLHTPMYYFLTVLSLLDACFSTVLTPKMLVNFFSKTKSISLVGCATQMLLFVTFGTTECFLLAAMAYDRYLAIYNPLLYTVRMSPRVYVTLIIASYAGGILHATIHTVATFSLSFCGSNEIRHVFCDIPPLLTISCSDTHVNQLLLFYCAGSIELVTIFIILVSYGFILFAILKINSAEGRRXSFSTCGAHLTGVSIFHGTILFMYVRPSSNYTLEHDMIVSIFYTIVIPMLNPIIYSLRNKDVKEAMRKLLKRNCFMKKNIF, from the exons ATGACAAGGACTCCATCAGATAAGAATGCAGAAAACATTCAGATGAACAATGTGACTGAAATCACAGTGTTTATACTCCTTGGATTCACAGATGATTTTGACatgaaaatattcttatttatattatttcttgcAATATACCTTGTAACTTTGATTGGAAATCTGGGATTGGTTACATTGGTAATTGAGGATTCACGGctccacacccccatgtactATTTTCTAACTGTTTTGTCATTGTTGGACGCTTGCTTTTCTACAGTACTGACTCCCAAAATGttggtaaattttttttcaaaaactaaatCCATTTCACTTGTCGGATGTGCAACACAGATGCTTCTTTTTGTTACCTTTGGAACCACAGAATGTTTCCTTTTGGCAGCAATGGCTTATGACCGCTACTTGGCAATCTACAACCCACTTCTGTATACAGTAAGGATGTCACCCAGGGTCTATGTGACACTCATTATTGCTTCATATGCTGGTGGAATTTTACATGCTACTATACACACAGTGGCTACTTTTAGCCTTTCTTTCTGTGGATCCAATGAGATTAGGCATGTCTTCTGTGATATTCCTCCACTACTCACAATTTCTTGTTCTGACACTCACGTAAATCAACTTCTTCTCTTCTACTGTGCCGGCTCCATTGAGCTAGTCACCATCTTCATTATCCTAGTCTCCTATGGTTTCATTCTGTTTGCCATTCTGAAGATTAATTCAGCTGAAGGGAGGA ATAGTTTTTCTACATGTGGGGCTCACCTAACAGGAGTGTCCATTTTCCATGGGACAATCCTCTTTATGTATGTGAGACCAAGTTCCAATTACACCCTTGAACATGACATGATAGTGTCAATATTTTACACCATTGTGATTCCCATGCTGAATCCCATCATCTACAGCTTGAGAAACAAAGATGTAAAAGAGGCAATGAGAAAGTTGCTCAAGAGAAAttgcttcatgaaaaaaaatatattttaa